In Candidatus Dormiibacterota bacterium, the following are encoded in one genomic region:
- a CDS encoding phosphotransferase has translation MKGATGQAPALIAPAALAFLKKSLGSPLRVAEIVGDASTRRFFRVSSGKKTAVLIVHPEPLNPAGPLFSNHRVLASIGAPVPRILGSDPSLGLVLTEDLGDVTLQKHLLDPGRRRGRSGEAERLYREACDLIVLLHRKGQAALRPDDFAATCALDCDRFLFELDHFHRHYIIGQRKMTPGPDDERVLRAFYADLASACDRLPRVYCHRDFQSRNLMVHRGRLHVIDFQDARMGPYTYDSASLLRDSSLDLEETLVDGMIDHLGRSLDIPDDEFRRDFDLMALQRNIKDLGTFGYMAAARGRCEYLDYVPRTVASIRRNLAGSRRYHLFHPLLERYALS, from the coding sequence GTGAAGGGTGCGACAGGCCAGGCTCCTGCCCTGATCGCCCCTGCCGCCCTGGCCTTCCTCAAGAAGTCCCTCGGCTCCCCGCTCAGGGTGGCGGAGATCGTCGGAGACGCCTCCACCAGGCGGTTTTTTCGCGTTTCGTCCGGGAAGAAGACCGCCGTCCTGATCGTCCATCCCGAGCCCTTGAACCCGGCCGGACCCCTGTTCAGCAATCACAGGGTGCTCGCGTCGATTGGAGCACCCGTTCCTCGCATACTCGGATCCGACCCGTCCCTGGGGCTCGTGCTGACCGAGGACCTCGGGGACGTCACCCTGCAGAAGCATCTTCTCGATCCGGGGCGGCGTCGGGGGCGTTCCGGGGAGGCCGAACGGCTCTACCGTGAGGCCTGCGACCTCATCGTCCTCCTCCACAGAAAGGGGCAGGCCGCGCTCCGACCGGACGATTTCGCCGCGACATGCGCACTCGACTGCGACCGCTTCCTGTTCGAGCTCGATCACTTCCACCGCCACTACATCATCGGCCAGAGAAAGATGACCCCGGGACCGGATGACGAGAGGGTGTTGCGAGCCTTCTACGCCGATCTGGCCTCGGCGTGCGACCGGCTGCCGCGCGTGTACTGCCACAGGGACTTCCAGTCGCGCAATCTCATGGTCCATCGCGGTCGGCTGCACGTCATCGATTTCCAGGACGCCCGCATGGGACCCTACACCTACGATTCCGCCTCCCTGTTGCGCGACTCATCGCTCGATCTCGAAGAGACCCTGGTGGACGGGATGATCGACCATCTCGGCCGCTCTCTCGACATTCCGGACGACGAATTCCGCCGCGATTTCGACCTCATGGCCCTGCAGCGCAACATCAAGGACCTCGGCACCTTCGGCTACATGGCCGCCGCCCGGGGCCGGTGCGAATACCTCGACTACGTCCCGCGCACCGTCGCATCGATCCGGCGCAATCTCGCCGGGAGCCGTCGTTATCACCTGTTCCACCCTCTGCTAGAGCGCTACGCCCTCTCCTGA
- a CDS encoding NDP-sugar synthase: MKAMILAAGMGERMWPLTEERAKPSLPLINRPMIAHVLEHLARHGVEEAMINLHYHPESIRGLVGDGKKYGVKVHYSDEPVILGTAGGLKKAETFLKESAPFFMINSDSIGDCDLSAALKKHRESAALATMVLIPQDPKSGYSTVEMDERDRIVRIAGNPSGSSDPGTGRYFFAGIHVLEPDIFAAIPSGKSEINSDIYPRLITAGRVIKGFVHTGFWKELGNPRLYLEGSLALLSGIKDPGLAAIQVSEGVYLDRVPLPKEVAIEPPAFLARGASIGPESSLLGGVIIGRQATIGKGCSVRSTLVWDGARVGDGSRLSECIVTSGVFVPAGVSLTNKIFLRAEGYQGKKQRMERLGGCWMINL, from the coding sequence ATGAAGGCGATGATACTGGCAGCGGGCATGGGGGAGCGCATGTGGCCCCTGACCGAAGAACGTGCCAAGCCCTCCCTTCCATTGATCAATCGTCCGATGATCGCCCATGTCCTCGAGCACCTGGCGCGTCACGGTGTCGAGGAAGCCATGATCAACCTCCACTACCATCCCGAGTCGATCAGGGGGCTGGTCGGCGACGGGAAGAAGTATGGAGTCAAGGTCCATTACTCCGACGAGCCCGTCATCCTCGGCACGGCGGGCGGCCTGAAGAAGGCCGAGACCTTCCTCAAGGAGTCGGCCCCCTTCTTCATGATCAACAGCGACAGCATCGGCGACTGTGACCTCTCCGCGGCCCTGAAGAAGCACCGCGAGTCGGCTGCGCTGGCGACCATGGTGCTCATACCGCAGGACCCGAAGTCCGGCTACAGCACGGTCGAGATGGACGAGCGCGACCGGATCGTTCGAATCGCCGGGAATCCATCCGGCTCATCGGATCCGGGCACCGGCAGGTATTTCTTCGCAGGCATCCATGTTCTTGAACCGGACATCTTCGCCGCGATCCCGTCCGGGAAATCCGAGATCAACAGCGATATCTATCCCCGGCTGATCACCGCCGGGAGGGTCATCAAGGGTTTCGTCCACACCGGTTTCTGGAAGGAGCTGGGGAACCCGCGTCTCTATCTCGAGGGATCGCTCGCTCTCCTGAGTGGCATCAAGGACCCCGGTCTCGCGGCGATCCAGGTCTCGGAGGGGGTCTACCTGGACCGGGTCCCCCTCCCGAAGGAGGTGGCCATCGAGCCGCCGGCTTTCCTCGCCCGCGGAGCGAGCATCGGCCCGGAGAGCTCCCTCCTGGGGGGAGTCATCATCGGCCGGCAGGCGACGATCGGCAAGGGGTGCTCCGTACGCTCGACCCTGGTCTGGGACGGGGCCCGGGTCGGAGATGGATCCCGGCTGTCGGAGTGCATCGTCACCTCCGGGGTCTTCGTGCCCGCCGGCGTCAGCCTGACCAACAAGATCTTCCTGCGGGCCGAGGGATACCAGGGAAAGAAGCAGAGAATGGAGCGGCTGGGCGGCTGCTGGATGATCAACTTGTGA
- the cyaB gene encoding class IV adenylate cyclase — protein sequence MKKTEVEIKLRVEDPAKVPALLKQIGAKEVHPRELEDNQLYDFPNFSLKMNQSMLRVRILKRESTLTYKEAPRVEGGAKVRDEMEVVISSGETVAMILSRLGMRPLFRYQKYRAVYQYSGLIITIDETPIGVFLELEGAKPLIDEVAVRLGYKATDYIVKSYLALYQEYLKSRGLPLKDMVFEAS from the coding sequence ATGAAGAAGACCGAGGTCGAGATCAAGCTGCGGGTCGAGGATCCGGCGAAGGTCCCGGCTCTCCTGAAGCAGATCGGGGCGAAGGAGGTCCACCCGCGCGAGCTCGAGGACAACCAGCTCTACGACTTTCCCAACTTCTCTCTCAAGATGAACCAGTCGATGCTGCGCGTGCGCATCCTGAAACGCGAATCGACCCTCACCTACAAGGAGGCCCCGCGTGTCGAAGGAGGGGCCAAGGTGCGCGATGAGATGGAGGTCGTCATCTCGTCGGGTGAGACGGTGGCGATGATCCTTTCCCGCCTCGGCATGCGGCCGTTGTTCCGCTATCAGAAATATCGCGCCGTCTACCAGTACTCGGGTCTCATCATCACGATCGATGAGACTCCTATCGGGGTTTTCCTGGAGCTCGAGGGGGCAAAACCCCTGATCGACGAGGTCGCCGTTAGGCTTGGGTATAAAGCAACGGATTACATCGTGAAGAGTTACCTGGCCCTGTACCAGGAATATCTGAAGTCGCGCGGTCTGCCGCTGAAGGACATGGTGTTCGAGGCATCTTGA